The following are from one region of the Chromobacterium phragmitis genome:
- the rstB gene encoding two-component system sensor histidine kinase RstB, producing the protein MRRLFIQFYLLLMSCFLVAVIMVGVVYKQAVDGVGERYLADLLRTTLSLIEADLRGVPEDRWSETLANADYGFTFRVKVEKMSNYILDEESKEALDRGEIVMLEDKYLFLQKLQDSNYLLVAGPLRYLFFLHRLKWFDYALLGLLGLSLAIPVFLWMRPHWRDLVALERTSDRLANGELAARVELPPHSGVHHLGVAFNHMADNIAALINSKKTLTNAVAHELRTPLARLRYRLALLEGDQESKERQAIERDLTAIDQLVEELLFHARLDRPEAPLKPVSFNALPWARDRIAGQAALAQKIHWIEPSGEALAITADEHLITRALDNLLSNARRHANAVVATHVLIDKQQYCIIVDDDGPGIPEADRDRVFDPFVRLDESRGRKTGGHGLGLAIVAGIARAHRGSIKVEASPMGGARFVLRWPTA; encoded by the coding sequence ATGCGCCGTCTGTTCATCCAGTTCTACCTGTTGCTGATGTCCTGCTTCCTGGTTGCGGTCATCATGGTCGGCGTCGTTTACAAGCAGGCGGTGGACGGCGTGGGCGAGCGCTATCTGGCCGACCTGCTCCGCACCACGCTGTCGCTGATCGAGGCCGACCTGCGCGGCGTGCCGGAGGATCGATGGAGCGAAACGCTGGCCAACGCCGACTACGGCTTCACTTTCCGCGTCAAGGTGGAGAAGATGAGCAACTACATCCTGGACGAAGAATCCAAGGAGGCGCTGGATCGCGGCGAGATCGTGATGCTGGAAGACAAATACCTGTTCCTGCAGAAGCTGCAGGACAGCAACTACCTGCTGGTGGCCGGCCCGTTGCGCTACCTGTTCTTTCTCCACCGGCTCAAGTGGTTCGATTACGCGCTGCTTGGCCTCTTGGGCCTGTCGCTGGCGATACCGGTCTTCTTGTGGATGCGGCCGCACTGGCGCGACCTGGTGGCACTGGAGCGCACATCCGATCGGCTGGCCAACGGCGAGCTGGCCGCCCGCGTCGAACTGCCGCCTCACTCCGGCGTCCATCATCTCGGCGTCGCCTTCAATCACATGGCCGACAATATCGCCGCGCTGATCAACAGCAAGAAAACGCTGACCAACGCCGTCGCCCATGAGCTGCGCACGCCGCTGGCCCGGCTGCGTTACCGATTGGCGCTGCTTGAGGGCGATCAGGAGTCCAAAGAGCGGCAGGCGATTGAACGCGACCTCACCGCCATCGACCAACTGGTGGAAGAGCTGCTGTTCCACGCCCGGCTGGACCGTCCGGAAGCGCCGCTGAAGCCGGTCAGCTTCAACGCGCTGCCCTGGGCGCGCGACCGCATCGCCGGCCAGGCTGCGCTGGCCCAGAAGATCCACTGGATAGAGCCGTCCGGCGAAGCGCTGGCCATCACCGCGGACGAACATTTGATCACCCGAGCCCTGGATAACCTGTTGTCCAACGCCCGCCGGCACGCCAACGCCGTCGTCGCCACCCACGTGCTGATCGACAAGCAGCAATACTGCATCATCGTCGACGACGACGGCCCCGGCATACCAGAAGCCGACCGGGACCGGGTATTCGATCCCTTTGTCCGCCTGGACGAAAGCCGGGGACGCAAAACCGGCGGCCATGGACTGGGGCTCGCCATCGTGGCTGGAATCGCCCGCGCCCACCGCGGCAGCATCAAAGTGGAAGCGTCGCCGATGGGCGGCGCCCGCTTCGTGCTGCGCTGGCCAACGGCATAG
- a CDS encoding cytochrome C assembly family protein → MTSLLLVLSLFLILSYGAFTWHYLANWKGTARWPRNPRLEHSLLGALLLAQAVVVVAPLSASGGLALGIGHALSLMVWIMLLIYWTCSFFYKVEGLQLFMMPLAMAALAFAIAFPGRHLVSDLSNPAFVLHILVSMLAYSLFAIGALIAALMLILERALHHRRVSMLAKQLPPLLTLEKMMFQVIAVGFLLLTLTLLTGVLFSEEVFGQAAALTHKTVFGVLSWLIFAGLLIGRRLRGWRGKVAIRWALAGFLSLMLAYVGSKVVLELILQRG, encoded by the coding sequence ATGACCAGTCTCCTGCTCGTTTTGTCCCTGTTCCTGATCCTCTCCTACGGGGCCTTCACTTGGCACTACCTGGCCAACTGGAAAGGCACCGCGCGCTGGCCGCGCAATCCCCGCCTTGAGCACAGCCTGCTCGGCGCTTTGCTGCTGGCGCAGGCCGTGGTGGTGGTGGCGCCGCTGAGCGCCAGCGGCGGCCTGGCTCTGGGCATCGGCCACGCGCTGAGCTTGATGGTCTGGATCATGTTGCTGATCTACTGGACTTGCAGCTTTTTCTACAAGGTGGAGGGCCTGCAGCTGTTCATGATGCCTTTGGCGATGGCCGCGCTGGCTTTCGCCATCGCCTTTCCCGGCCGCCATCTGGTCAGCGATTTGTCCAACCCGGCTTTCGTCTTGCATATCCTGGTGTCCATGCTGGCCTACAGCCTGTTCGCGATCGGCGCCCTGATCGCCGCGTTGATGCTGATTCTGGAGCGCGCGCTGCATCATCGCCGCGTGTCCATGCTGGCCAAACAATTGCCGCCTTTGTTGACGCTGGAAAAAATGATGTTTCAGGTGATCGCCGTCGGCTTTCTGCTGCTGACGTTGACCTTGTTGACCGGCGTGCTGTTTTCCGAAGAGGTGTTCGGCCAGGCGGCTGCGTTGACGCATAAAACGGTGTTTGGCGTGTTGTCCTGGCTGATTTTCGCAGGTTTGTTGATCGGCCGCCGGCTCAGGGGGTGGCGCGGCAAGGTGGCGATCCGTTGGGCCTTGGCCGGTTTCCTGTCATTGATGCTGGCATACGTGGGCAGCAAGGTGGTCTTAGAATTGATCCTGCAGCGCGGATGA
- the rstA gene encoding two-component system response regulator RstA, with amino-acid sequence MTHRIVFVEDDADLAELISDFLSRHEMEVVIEPRGDAALATIAREAPDLVLLDIMLPGKDGLSICRELRPKFDGPIIMLTSLDSDMNQILGLELGANDYILKTTPPSVLVARLRAQLRNLRPAQPAEAPAAKASRKAVFGQLSIDPVSRDVVLAGEKIPLSTSDFDLLWLLASHAGETLNRDLLLKEMRGVDYDGLDRSIDVAISRLRKKLGDNPSEPFRIKTVRNRGYLFSLSGWE; translated from the coding sequence ATGACCCATCGCATCGTATTCGTCGAAGACGACGCCGACCTCGCCGAACTGATCAGCGATTTCCTGTCCCGCCATGAAATGGAAGTGGTCATCGAGCCGCGCGGCGACGCCGCCCTCGCCACCATCGCCCGCGAAGCTCCCGACTTGGTGCTGCTCGACATCATGCTGCCCGGCAAGGATGGCCTCTCCATCTGCCGCGAGCTGCGTCCCAAGTTCGACGGTCCCATCATCATGCTCACCTCGCTGGACAGCGACATGAACCAGATTCTGGGCCTGGAGCTGGGCGCCAACGACTACATCCTGAAAACCACGCCGCCATCAGTGCTGGTCGCCAGGCTGCGCGCCCAATTGCGCAATCTGCGCCCGGCCCAGCCTGCCGAAGCTCCGGCGGCCAAAGCCTCGCGCAAGGCGGTGTTCGGCCAGCTGTCCATTGATCCGGTCAGCCGCGACGTGGTGCTCGCCGGCGAGAAGATTCCGCTCTCCACCTCCGACTTCGACCTGCTATGGCTCCTGGCCAGCCACGCCGGCGAAACGCTGAATCGCGACCTGCTGTTGAAAGAAATGCGCGGCGTAGACTATGACGGCCTGGACCGCAGCATAGACGTGGCCATTTCACGGCTGCGCAAGAAGCTGGGCGACAACCCCAGCGAGCCGTTCCGGATCAAGACCGTGCGCAATCGCGGCTATCTTTTCTCGCTGTCCGGCTGGGAGTAA
- a CDS encoding ComEA family DNA-binding protein, whose protein sequence is MKKLLAVFAGLLLLCNVALAAVNINTATPQQLEALKGIGPAKAKAIVDYRTKNGPFKTVDDLKKVSGIGDKTLDGLRKEISVSGASAAPAAKPATAKPAAAKPAAK, encoded by the coding sequence ATGAAGAAGCTGTTAGCCGTTTTCGCCGGTTTGCTGTTGCTGTGCAATGTCGCCTTGGCCGCCGTCAACATCAACACCGCCACGCCGCAGCAACTGGAAGCGCTGAAAGGCATCGGTCCGGCCAAGGCCAAGGCGATTGTCGACTACCGGACCAAGAACGGTCCGTTCAAGACGGTGGATGACTTGAAGAAGGTTTCCGGCATTGGCGACAAAACCCTGGATGGCCTGCGCAAGGAAATCAGCGTGAGCGGCGCCTCTGCCGCGCCGGCGGCGAAGCCCGCGACGGCAAAGCCAGCGGCCGCCAAGCCAGCCGCCAAGTAG
- the ffh gene encoding signal recognition particle protein, giving the protein MLDNLTSRLSGVMKTLRGNARLTESNIQDAMREVRMALLEADVALPVVKTFIAQVKERALGQDVMGSLTPGQALVGVVNEELVKLMGEKNDELNLAAVPPAIVLMAGLQGAGKTTTVGKLAKRLKETQKKKVLVVSADIYRPAAIEQLKLLASQVGVEWFPSDVSQKPVDIARAAIDHARRHFFDVLLVDTAGRLAIDEAMMDEIKALHAAINPVETLFVVDAMQGQDAVNTAKAFNQALPLTGVILTKMDGDSRGGAALSVRHVTGKPIKFIGVGEKVTGIEPFHPDRIASRILGMGDVLSLIEEVQKGIDQKEAEAMAKKLKSGKGFDLEDFKAQMQQMKKMGGMANLLEKMPGQLGEMAKGVQGAEAEKSMRRIEGIINSMTMEERRKPELLKASRKRRIAAGSGVTVQEVNRLLNQFEQMQKMMKQFSSKGGMMKMMRGMKGMMPGM; this is encoded by the coding sequence ATGCTAGACAACTTGACCAGCCGCCTGTCCGGCGTGATGAAAACCCTGCGCGGCAACGCGCGGCTGACCGAATCCAACATCCAGGACGCGATGCGCGAAGTGCGCATGGCGTTGCTGGAAGCCGACGTGGCGCTGCCCGTCGTCAAGACCTTCATCGCCCAGGTGAAAGAGCGCGCGCTGGGCCAGGACGTGATGGGCAGCCTGACCCCGGGCCAGGCCCTGGTGGGCGTGGTCAACGAAGAGCTCGTCAAGCTGATGGGCGAAAAGAACGACGAGCTGAACCTGGCCGCCGTGCCACCCGCCATCGTGCTGATGGCCGGCCTGCAGGGCGCCGGCAAGACCACCACCGTCGGCAAGCTGGCCAAAAGGCTGAAGGAAACCCAGAAGAAGAAGGTGTTGGTGGTGTCCGCCGACATCTATCGCCCGGCCGCCATCGAGCAGTTGAAGCTGCTGGCCTCGCAAGTCGGCGTGGAGTGGTTCCCGTCCGACGTGTCGCAAAAGCCGGTGGACATCGCCCGCGCCGCGATCGACCACGCGCGCCGCCACTTCTTCGACGTGCTGCTGGTCGACACCGCCGGCCGCCTTGCCATCGATGAGGCGATGATGGACGAGATCAAGGCGCTGCACGCCGCGATCAACCCGGTGGAAACGCTGTTCGTGGTGGACGCGATGCAGGGCCAGGACGCGGTCAACACCGCCAAGGCCTTCAATCAAGCGCTGCCGCTGACCGGCGTGATCCTGACCAAGATGGACGGCGACTCGCGCGGCGGCGCCGCCTTGTCCGTGCGCCACGTCACCGGCAAACCGATCAAATTCATCGGCGTCGGCGAAAAGGTCACGGGCATCGAACCGTTCCACCCGGACCGCATTGCCAGCCGCATCCTGGGCATGGGCGACGTGCTGTCGCTGATCGAGGAAGTGCAGAAGGGCATCGATCAGAAGGAAGCCGAAGCGATGGCCAAGAAGTTGAAGTCCGGCAAGGGCTTCGACCTCGAGGACTTCAAAGCCCAGATGCAGCAGATGAAGAAGATGGGCGGCATGGCCAACCTTCTGGAAAAGATGCCGGGCCAGCTGGGCGAGATGGCCAAAGGCGTTCAGGGCGCCGAAGCCGAGAAATCCATGCGCCGCATTGAAGGCATCATCAACTCGATGACCATGGAAGAGCGCCGCAAGCCGGAGCTGCTGAAGGCCAGCCGCAAACGCCGCATCGCCGCCGGCTCCGGCGTCACGGTGCAGGAAGTGAACCGGCTGCTGAACCAGTTCGAGCAGATGCAGAAGATGATGAAGCAGTTCTCGTCCAAGGGCGGGATGATGAAGATGATGCGCGGCATGAAGGGCATGATGCCCGGCATGTAA
- the purB gene encoding adenylosuccinate lyase codes for MNLTTLTALSPLDGRYAAQVEGLRNLFSEFGLMKCRVKVELEWLKMLAAEPGIEEVKPFSDATIREIDDVIANFSVEHGEEVKAIEVRTNHDVKAIEYWLKERLSGNPEVMAASEFIHFACTSEDINNLSHALMLKTARNTVLLPALDEVIHKLQKLSHELADVGMMCRTHGQPATPSTMGKELANAVYRLKRQREQLVHQEILGKINGAVGNYNAHLAAYPDIDWESLCGRFVTGLGITFNPYTIQIEPHDYMAELYQVAMRVNTILIDLNRDIWGYISLGYFKQKVKKDEVGSSTMPHKVNPIDFENAEGNLGMANAIMGHLAEKLPISRWQRDLTDSTVLRNMGVGFGYTILGLKSCLKGLNKLEINPALIAAELDAAWELLAEPVQTVMRRYGIANPYEQLKELTRGKGGITRETLHAFIKSLELPDTVKASLLELTPSNYLGKAEELARRV; via the coding sequence ATGAATCTGACTACGTTGACCGCCCTCTCCCCGCTGGATGGCCGCTACGCCGCCCAGGTGGAAGGCCTGCGCAACCTGTTCTCCGAATTCGGTCTGATGAAGTGCCGCGTCAAGGTGGAGCTGGAATGGCTGAAGATGCTGGCCGCCGAGCCGGGCATCGAGGAAGTCAAGCCGTTCTCCGACGCCACCATCCGCGAAATCGACGACGTGATCGCCAACTTCAGCGTCGAGCACGGCGAGGAAGTGAAGGCGATCGAGGTCCGCACCAATCACGACGTCAAGGCCATCGAGTACTGGCTGAAAGAACGCCTGTCAGGCAATCCTGAAGTGATGGCGGCCAGCGAGTTCATCCACTTCGCCTGCACCTCCGAGGACATCAACAACCTCAGCCACGCGCTGATGCTGAAGACCGCGCGCAACACCGTGCTGCTGCCGGCGCTGGACGAGGTGATCCACAAGCTGCAGAAGCTGTCGCACGAACTGGCCGACGTGGGCATGATGTGCCGCACCCACGGCCAGCCGGCCACGCCATCCACCATGGGCAAGGAACTGGCCAACGCCGTCTATCGCCTGAAGCGCCAGCGCGAGCAACTGGTGCACCAGGAAATCCTGGGCAAGATCAACGGCGCGGTCGGCAACTACAACGCCCACTTGGCGGCCTATCCGGACATCGACTGGGAAAGCCTGTGCGGCCGCTTCGTCACCGGTCTCGGCATCACCTTCAATCCGTACACCATCCAGATCGAGCCGCACGACTACATGGCCGAGCTGTATCAAGTGGCGATGCGCGTCAACACCATCCTGATCGACCTGAACCGCGACATCTGGGGCTACATCTCGCTGGGCTACTTCAAGCAGAAGGTGAAGAAGGACGAAGTGGGCAGCTCCACCATGCCGCACAAGGTCAACCCGATCGACTTCGAAAACGCCGAGGGCAATCTGGGCATGGCCAACGCCATCATGGGCCACCTGGCGGAGAAGCTGCCGATCTCCCGCTGGCAGCGCGACCTGACCGACTCCACCGTGCTGCGCAATATGGGCGTCGGCTTCGGCTACACCATCCTGGGCCTGAAGTCCTGCCTGAAGGGCCTGAACAAGCTGGAGATCAATCCGGCCCTGATCGCCGCCGAGCTGGACGCCGCCTGGGAGCTGCTGGCCGAGCCGGTGCAGACCGTGATGCGCCGCTACGGCATCGCCAATCCGTACGAGCAGTTAAAAGAGCTGACCCGCGGCAAGGGCGGCATCACCCGCGAAACGCTGCATGCCTTCATCAAGAGCCTGGAGCTGCCGGACACGGTCAAGGCATCCTTGCTGGAGCTGACGCCATCCAACTATCTGGGCAAAGCGGAAGAACTGGCGCGCCGCGTCTAA
- a CDS encoding porin → MNKKLIALALAAALPAAAMADVTIYGQIRAGYEYNKTYGSTLALDSSGKPQGSSEINDWTSRIGFKGGEDLGNGLKAIWQVESRLNVDGTGADTFGTRDTFIGLAGDSWGQIRLGRLSNYPNMDMEQVDPGYYSGQSVGGLGMFTRMDTRVNNAVRYDSPNWYGFSYMALFGFDEARIAGLDGSRTNQQFVNIGLSYENAGYFGKYSYASWGDASNVVGSNKDWHRLEAGYNANNIYLAFGYQQVQGYGFGTFYNSALGTMANNVAVAGLVAGGSTAAAAQLAVNTTKLKTKELALTGGYTFGAFTPYLSYAKGYNATMGGTTINDSGYDQFVLGLDYALSKRTDVYTSYGHVKWKYPGTDNENSLGLGLIHRF, encoded by the coding sequence ATGAACAAGAAGCTCATCGCTTTGGCGTTGGCTGCCGCCCTGCCTGCGGCCGCCATGGCCGACGTGACCATCTACGGGCAGATTCGCGCCGGTTACGAGTACAACAAGACTTATGGGTCGACGCTGGCTCTGGATTCCAGCGGCAAGCCGCAGGGCAGTTCGGAGATCAATGACTGGACTTCCCGCATCGGCTTCAAGGGCGGCGAGGATCTGGGCAATGGCCTGAAGGCGATCTGGCAGGTTGAAAGTCGGCTCAATGTCGACGGTACCGGCGCCGATACTTTTGGCACCCGCGACACCTTCATCGGTTTGGCTGGCGACAGCTGGGGTCAAATCCGCTTGGGCCGCCTGTCCAACTATCCGAACATGGATATGGAGCAGGTGGATCCGGGTTATTACAGCGGTCAGAGCGTAGGCGGTCTGGGCATGTTCACCCGCATGGATACCCGCGTGAACAACGCCGTCCGCTATGACAGTCCCAACTGGTATGGCTTCAGCTATATGGCCTTGTTTGGCTTCGATGAGGCCCGCATCGCAGGGTTGGATGGCTCGCGAACCAACCAGCAGTTCGTCAATATCGGCCTCAGCTACGAAAACGCCGGCTACTTCGGCAAGTACAGCTATGCCAGCTGGGGGGACGCTAGCAACGTGGTCGGCAGCAACAAGGATTGGCATCGTCTGGAGGCGGGCTATAACGCCAACAACATTTATCTGGCGTTCGGTTACCAGCAGGTCCAGGGCTATGGTTTCGGCACCTTTTACAACAGCGCTTTGGGAACCATGGCTAATAACGTTGCTGTAGCTGGCCTGGTCGCAGGAGGTAGCACTGCCGCCGCTGCGCAGCTGGCTGTTAATACTACGAAGCTGAAGACCAAGGAGTTGGCGCTGACTGGCGGTTATACCTTTGGCGCGTTCACGCCCTATTTGTCCTATGCCAAAGGCTATAACGCGACCATGGGCGGCACCACCATTAATGATTCTGGTTACGACCAGTTCGTGCTTGGCCTGGATTACGCGCTGTCGAAGCGTACCGACGTGTATACATCCTACGGCCACGTGAAGTGGAAGTACCCGGGCACCGACAACGAAAACTCCTTGGGGCTGGGCCTGATCCATCGCTTCTAA